The Stenotrophomonas maltophilia genome includes a region encoding these proteins:
- a CDS encoding discoidin domain-containing protein, which translates to MTLRAERSKVSTPLFPLRPAAALLLAALASSAQAQTLPPRSQWQASSSSQQVPAMAIGHLIDGDPKTVTGGAFSPGHWFQIDLGAPTLLVGARLTWDVSNPEGYSLQTSLDGTQWQTAYTMADSLGDVETLYFAPRQARYLRLASPQRTSDWGVSIFEMEPLDSTLSARISGIDATQAAALWQGGGTVPIPAGTNGSHALEITLPQAQSTAGLVVDWADGSRGPARLQVQDAQGRWQDLAHDAQAASHRQSWLAANSAQAVRAFRLSVDGSAPKVARLRLLGPKAVMTPMKQYQIAASGAQRALFPASLQMQQTYWTAVGVHAGRQKSIFDEYGNLEAFKGAPLVQPIWRSADGSTAGAAGQNVQHALRDGWKPMPSATWSPQPGLELRSEVFAIERNGQPVTFLRHRLRNTGGTRIDGTLSLIVRPMQMNPPWQNGGLSPIRDVAIDGQAVRINGRTLLQSLTPVTASGAAPFGRDGATEITATLAAGQLPSTQQARDDEGLASAALNYRVSLAPGTSDAIVVAFPLGTATADSKGALPEAPALDLATLPRDANTAFDSLATQASADWQARLGQVGLRLPDPSLVDMLRAQAAYMLINQTGPAMQPGPRNYNRSFIRDGMATSAVLLRMGEARVARDYLAWYSEHGVHANGLVSPILNDDGSVNTGFGSDIEYDSQGQYVALVADVARLDGGPESVRAYLPKVKAALRFLQELRERTLLPGYKADQPAPERFAGILAPSISHEGYPSPTHSYWDDYWGLKGWHDGAWLAESLGDHETARWAREQYTLLYDALHASIRATMAWKGIDFIPSSADLGDGDPTGVSIALDPTGAQSVLPAEALRTTFARYLEDVRKRSQPDALYAYTPYEIRNVLSYVHLGQPQVADELLQGLLHDRRPLEWQVLAEVVHSRLRFPRYLGDMPHTWIGAEYGRTLFSMLMREDDDALSLLPGTPPSWVAGDGLAVERLPTAYGTLQMQARQRDGTLTVTLGKGLRSGTAVKVWWPARTMPKTVRVDGHSVSDFDAEGVRLAKPFKTLEARW; encoded by the coding sequence ATGACGTTGCGCGCCGAACGCTCCAAGGTCTCTACCCCGCTTTTCCCGTTGCGCCCTGCCGCGGCCCTGCTGTTGGCCGCCCTCGCCTCCAGCGCACAGGCACAGACCCTCCCCCCGCGCAGCCAATGGCAGGCCAGCAGTTCCTCGCAGCAGGTGCCGGCGATGGCAATCGGCCACCTGATCGACGGCGACCCGAAGACCGTGACCGGCGGCGCCTTCAGCCCCGGCCACTGGTTCCAGATCGACCTGGGCGCGCCCACCCTGCTGGTCGGCGCGCGCCTCACCTGGGATGTCTCCAATCCGGAAGGCTATTCGCTGCAGACCTCACTGGATGGCACGCAGTGGCAGACCGCGTACACGATGGCCGATTCACTGGGCGATGTGGAAACGCTCTACTTCGCGCCGCGGCAGGCGCGCTACCTGCGGCTGGCCAGTCCGCAGCGCACTTCCGACTGGGGCGTGTCGATCTTCGAGATGGAGCCGCTGGACAGCACGCTCAGCGCACGCATCAGCGGTATCGATGCAACGCAGGCAGCAGCGCTCTGGCAAGGCGGCGGCACCGTCCCGATTCCGGCCGGGACAAATGGATCCCATGCGTTAGAGATCACGCTGCCGCAGGCTCAATCGACGGCTGGTCTGGTGGTCGACTGGGCTGATGGCAGCCGCGGCCCTGCCCGATTGCAGGTTCAGGATGCACAGGGCCGGTGGCAGGACCTCGCGCACGATGCGCAGGCGGCCAGCCACCGCCAGAGCTGGCTGGCCGCCAATTCCGCACAGGCCGTGCGTGCATTCCGCCTGAGCGTGGATGGATCTGCACCAAAGGTGGCACGCCTGCGCCTGCTCGGCCCGAAAGCCGTGATGACGCCAATGAAGCAGTACCAGATTGCCGCCAGTGGTGCGCAGCGCGCGTTGTTCCCGGCCTCGCTGCAGATGCAGCAGACTTACTGGACCGCCGTCGGCGTGCATGCCGGGCGACAGAAATCGATCTTCGACGAGTACGGCAATCTGGAAGCATTCAAGGGCGCGCCGCTGGTGCAGCCGATCTGGCGCAGCGCCGATGGGAGCACTGCGGGTGCGGCCGGGCAGAACGTGCAGCATGCATTGCGGGACGGCTGGAAGCCGATGCCCTCCGCTACCTGGTCACCGCAACCCGGCCTGGAGCTGCGCAGTGAAGTGTTCGCCATCGAGCGCAACGGCCAGCCGGTAACGTTCCTGCGTCATCGCCTGCGCAACACCGGCGGCACCAGGATCGACGGCACGCTCAGCCTGATCGTGCGCCCGATGCAGATGAATCCACCGTGGCAGAACGGCGGGCTGTCACCCATCCGCGATGTGGCGATCGATGGACAGGCCGTGCGCATCAATGGACGCACGCTGCTGCAGTCGCTCACGCCGGTGACTGCGTCCGGCGCGGCGCCGTTTGGCAGGGATGGCGCAACGGAAATCACCGCGACCCTCGCTGCCGGCCAGCTGCCCTCCACGCAACAGGCGCGCGACGACGAGGGTCTTGCCTCGGCTGCGTTGAACTACCGCGTCTCGTTGGCGCCGGGAACCAGCGATGCCATCGTGGTCGCGTTCCCGCTGGGTACTGCCACCGCCGATAGCAAGGGCGCACTGCCCGAGGCGCCCGCGCTCGATCTGGCCACGCTGCCCCGCGATGCCAATACGGCGTTCGATTCCCTGGCCACGCAGGCCTCCGCGGACTGGCAGGCACGGCTGGGCCAGGTCGGGCTGCGCCTGCCCGATCCTTCGCTGGTCGACATGCTGCGCGCGCAGGCCGCCTACATGCTGATCAACCAGACCGGCCCTGCCATGCAGCCCGGGCCCCGCAACTACAACCGCTCTTTCATCCGCGACGGCATGGCCACCTCGGCGGTGCTGCTGCGCATGGGCGAAGCACGCGTCGCGCGAGACTACCTGGCCTGGTACAGCGAACACGGCGTGCATGCCAACGGCCTGGTCTCGCCGATCCTCAACGACGATGGCAGTGTCAACACCGGCTTTGGTTCGGACATCGAGTACGACAGCCAGGGCCAGTACGTGGCGTTGGTGGCCGATGTCGCGCGCCTGGATGGCGGGCCCGAGTCGGTACGTGCCTATCTGCCGAAAGTGAAAGCGGCGCTGCGCTTCCTGCAGGAACTGCGCGAGCGCACGCTGCTGCCCGGCTACAAGGCCGACCAACCGGCGCCGGAGCGATTCGCGGGCATCCTTGCGCCGTCGATCAGCCATGAGGGCTATCCGTCGCCCACCCACAGCTACTGGGATGACTACTGGGGACTGAAGGGCTGGCACGACGGCGCGTGGCTGGCCGAGTCGCTGGGCGACCATGAAACCGCCCGTTGGGCGCGCGAACAGTACACGCTGCTCTACGACGCGCTGCACGCCTCTATCCGGGCGACGATGGCGTGGAAGGGCATCGACTTCATTCCCTCCTCGGCCGACCTGGGCGATGGCGATCCAACCGGCGTATCGATCGCACTGGACCCCACCGGTGCGCAGAGCGTGCTGCCCGCCGAGGCACTGCGGACCACCTTCGCGCGTTATCTGGAGGATGTGCGCAAGCGCAGCCAGCCCGATGCGCTGTACGCCTATACGCCGTATGAGATCCGCAACGTGCTGAGCTATGTGCACCTGGGCCAACCGCAGGTTGCCGATGAGCTGCTGCAGGGACTGCTGCATGATCGGCGCCCGCTTGAGTGGCAGGTACTGGCCGAGGTCGTGCACTCGCGGCTGCGTTTCCCCCGCTACCTGGGCGACATGCCGCATACCTGGATTGGTGCCGAGTACGGCCGCACGCTGTTCAGCATGCTGATGCGCGAAGACGATGATGCGTTGTCATTGCTGCCGGGCACGCCGCCGTCGTGGGTGGCGGGCGATGGGTTGGCGGTGGAGCGGCTGCCGACCGCGTATGGCACGTTGCAGATGCAGGCGCGGCAGCGCGACGGCACGCTGACGGTCACGCTGGGCAAGGGGTTGCGCAGCGGGACGGCAGTGAAAGTCTGGTGGCCGGCGCGCACCATGCCGAAGACGGTGCGTGTGGATGGGCATAGCGTTTCCGACTTCGATGCCGAGGGTGTGCGGCTGGCGAAACCGTTCAAAACGCTGGAGGCGCGCTGGTAA
- a CDS encoding MBL fold metallo-hydrolase, with protein sequence MKRLLLVLLLGILAVTAYTFCKSWSLPDFPESPQYRDGKFRNALPRPAMGLRDGLEIWWTFLFNKPKGTVPAHPIPVQPLDRATLDAAPDRSLFRLGHSTILLKLRGQYWLTDPVFSERASPVQWMGPARFHAPPISIDDLPPIAGVILSHNHYDHLDHAAVMQLAGKTARFIAPLGVGDQLIAWGMDASKVEQLDWWQSTEANGLRLTATPGQHFSGRGLGDSDRSLWASWVIQDDDFRIFFSGDTGYFDGFKAIGEKYGPFDLTMIETGAYDPRWAFVHMQPEQTLQAHLDLRGKWLLPIHNGTFDLALHEWQQPFERITALAAAKNVPVATPMMGEALDMQAPQAGTRWWETVEL encoded by the coding sequence ATGAAGCGCCTGCTCCTTGTCCTCCTGCTTGGAATCCTCGCCGTGACCGCCTACACCTTCTGCAAGTCCTGGTCCCTCCCCGACTTTCCCGAGTCGCCGCAGTACCGTGATGGCAAGTTCCGCAATGCCCTGCCCCGTCCAGCGATGGGCCTGCGCGACGGCCTGGAGATCTGGTGGACGTTCCTGTTCAACAAGCCCAAGGGCACCGTCCCGGCCCACCCCATTCCGGTGCAGCCGCTGGACCGCGCCACCCTGGACGCCGCGCCGGACCGCAGCCTGTTCCGGCTGGGGCACTCCACGATCCTGCTGAAGCTGCGCGGCCAGTACTGGCTGACCGACCCGGTGTTCTCCGAGCGCGCCTCGCCGGTGCAGTGGATGGGCCCGGCGCGCTTCCATGCGCCGCCGATCAGCATCGACGATCTGCCGCCGATCGCCGGCGTGATCCTCTCGCACAACCACTACGACCACCTCGACCATGCAGCGGTGATGCAGCTGGCCGGCAAGACCGCGCGCTTCATTGCACCGCTCGGCGTCGGCGACCAGTTGATCGCCTGGGGCATGGACGCCAGCAAGGTCGAACAGCTGGACTGGTGGCAATCGACCGAGGCCAATGGCCTGCGCCTGACCGCCACCCCCGGCCAGCATTTCTCCGGCCGCGGACTGGGCGACAGTGATCGTAGCCTGTGGGCGTCATGGGTGATCCAGGACGATGATTTCCGCATTTTCTTCAGCGGTGACACCGGCTACTTCGATGGCTTCAAGGCCATCGGCGAAAAATACGGTCCGTTCGACCTGACCATGATCGAGACCGGTGCCTACGATCCGCGCTGGGCGTTCGTGCACATGCAGCCGGAACAGACGCTGCAGGCGCACCTGGACCTGCGCGGCAAGTGGCTGCTGCCGATCCACAACGGCACCTTCGACCTGGCCCTGCACGAATGGCAGCAGCCGTTCGAGCGCATCACGGCATTGGCGGCCGCAAAGAATGTGCCGGTGGCCACGCCGATGATGGGCGAAGCACTGGACATGCAGGCGCCGCAGGCGGGTACGCGATGGTGGGAGACGGTGGAGCTGTAA
- a CDS encoding TetR/AcrR family transcriptional regulator yields the protein MPRAPQRLTDRKREAIVRAAVEEFRAAGYEATSMDRIAEAAGVSKRTVYNHFSSKEALFSMILEELWERSVASDTLPYRADQPLQAQLLQLLGQKLELLSDANFIDLARVAMAEIIHSPERAQAIVCRMGEKESGESAWIRAAIADGRLREVDPEFAGHQLHGLVKSFAFWPQVTMGQAPLNAQERARVAESAVAMFLGFYAV from the coding sequence ATGCCCCGTGCCCCGCAACGCCTGACCGACCGCAAACGCGAAGCCATCGTGCGCGCGGCGGTGGAGGAGTTCCGTGCCGCGGGCTACGAGGCGACCAGCATGGACCGCATTGCCGAGGCGGCCGGGGTCTCCAAGCGCACCGTCTACAACCACTTCTCGAGCAAGGAAGCGCTGTTCTCGATGATCCTGGAGGAGCTGTGGGAGCGCAGCGTGGCCAGCGACACATTGCCGTACCGCGCCGACCAGCCGCTGCAGGCGCAGCTGCTGCAGTTGCTGGGGCAGAAGCTGGAATTGCTCAGCGATGCCAACTTCATCGACCTTGCGCGGGTGGCGATGGCCGAGATCATCCACTCACCGGAGCGTGCGCAGGCCATCGTCTGCCGCATGGGTGAAAAGGAAAGCGGCGAGAGTGCATGGATCCGCGCGGCCATCGCTGATGGCCGGTTGCGCGAGGTCGATCCGGAATTTGCTGGCCACCAGCTGCACGGGCTGGTGAAGAGCTTTGCGTTCTGGCCCCAAGTTACGATGGGGCAGGCGCCGTTGAACGCACAGGAGCGTGCACGCGTGGCCGAATCGGCGGTGGCGATGTTCCTGGGTTTCTACGCGGTCTAG
- a CDS encoding EAL domain-containing protein yields MDALSRVSAQVLDSALPSLPLYLLQATAVIGMIGVLLIATRRAGHAIEGRRLYVGVALGLIYLFNSWFVARYSQGVVKLHLGFDILLVSGLLGGWRGGLACLGASLLARYQFAGTQYFLPAGLEATLQMLAGVWLRRCLHPRMLNELSLRLILQAWGVRIVVTALGLALGVAIIGVHQLPVEELAIQRLLALPLSLLMLGAVFALVYNDAQIDAQRQREQAWLRIDPISGLPNMRALGERLQHYWRDNDGIGKACLIVAEMGNLRDLRLRYGPLQDNGIWQRDSTEEVHRLLPSLPSAQLEIYQFGDAALAILVRDLTLSELRTQPQITELASNLAEQVGRDWPGFRPLFRCAVVELKPPVDADEGHLPFRAITVALSAIESGVVFFDDPIQRDSEIDALIEVALERWLQQGDAPLCYQPKHRLQDRQLVGAEALLRMRDGEGRLIAPMRVISLLRRQGRLAELEWATLQSAIHFLQQCRRDGWQLKIAVNVSAESLRLPDFGLRLQELLQLHDVPGVMLRLEIVEWTEIVERDVVDANIAQLLAAEVTLSLDDFGAGYSTLILLSQLAIAEVKIEQALIATLSDAKSQSIVRFIVEVAHRCGAIVVAEGTETLAQEQKLRALGVDVGQGYLYSAALPADEFLRFAAS; encoded by the coding sequence ATGGATGCGCTTTCACGGGTCTCGGCCCAGGTCCTGGACAGCGCCCTGCCCAGCCTGCCGCTGTACCTGCTGCAGGCCACGGCGGTGATCGGCATGATCGGCGTGCTGCTGATCGCCACCCGCCGCGCCGGCCACGCCATTGAAGGCCGCCGCCTGTATGTGGGCGTGGCGCTGGGCCTGATCTACCTGTTCAATTCCTGGTTCGTGGCCCGCTACAGCCAGGGCGTGGTCAAGCTCCACCTGGGTTTCGACATCCTGCTGGTCAGCGGCCTGCTCGGCGGCTGGCGCGGTGGCCTGGCCTGCCTGGGCGCCAGCCTGCTGGCCCGCTACCAGTTCGCCGGCACCCAGTATTTCCTGCCTGCCGGCCTCGAGGCCACGCTGCAGATGCTGGCCGGCGTCTGGCTGCGCAGGTGCCTGCACCCGCGCATGCTCAATGAACTCTCGCTGCGCCTGATCCTGCAGGCCTGGGGCGTTCGTATCGTCGTCACTGCGTTGGGCCTGGCACTGGGGGTAGCAATCATCGGCGTCCATCAGCTACCCGTGGAGGAGTTGGCAATCCAGCGCCTGCTGGCACTGCCACTCTCACTGCTGATGCTCGGCGCGGTGTTCGCACTGGTCTACAACGATGCGCAGATCGATGCACAACGCCAGCGCGAACAGGCCTGGCTGCGCATCGATCCGATCAGTGGCCTGCCCAACATGCGTGCGCTCGGCGAACGCCTGCAGCACTACTGGCGCGACAACGACGGCATCGGCAAGGCCTGCCTGATCGTGGCCGAGATGGGCAACCTGCGCGATCTGCGCCTACGCTATGGTCCGCTGCAGGACAACGGTATCTGGCAGCGCGACAGCACCGAAGAAGTACATCGGCTGCTGCCCTCGCTGCCGTCCGCGCAACTGGAGATCTACCAGTTCGGCGATGCCGCGCTGGCGATCCTGGTGCGCGACCTGACCTTGTCCGAACTGCGCACGCAGCCCCAGATCACCGAGCTGGCCAGCAACCTGGCCGAGCAGGTCGGCCGCGATTGGCCCGGTTTCCGGCCGCTGTTCCGCTGTGCAGTAGTCGAATTGAAGCCCCCCGTAGATGCCGACGAAGGACATCTTCCGTTCCGTGCGATCACCGTAGCACTGAGTGCGATCGAATCCGGCGTCGTGTTCTTCGACGACCCGATCCAGCGCGACAGCGAGATCGACGCCCTGATCGAAGTCGCTCTCGAACGTTGGCTGCAGCAGGGCGACGCACCGCTGTGCTACCAGCCCAAGCATCGCCTGCAGGATCGTCAACTGGTCGGCGCCGAAGCACTGCTGCGCATGCGCGACGGCGAGGGCCGGCTGATCGCGCCGATGCGGGTGATCTCCCTGCTGCGCCGGCAGGGGCGATTGGCTGAACTGGAATGGGCCACGCTGCAGTCGGCCATCCACTTCCTGCAGCAGTGCCGACGCGATGGCTGGCAGCTGAAGATCGCAGTGAACGTTTCGGCCGAGTCACTGCGCCTGCCCGACTTCGGCCTGCGCCTGCAGGAACTGCTGCAGCTGCACGATGTGCCTGGCGTGATGTTGCGCCTGGAGATCGTCGAATGGACCGAGATCGTCGAGCGCGACGTGGTAGATGCCAACATCGCACAGCTGCTGGCGGCAGAGGTCACCCTGTCGCTGGATGATTTCGGCGCTGGCTATTCAACCCTGATCCTGCTCTCGCAGCTGGCCATCGCCGAGGTCAAGATCGAACAGGCGCTGATCGCCACACTGTCCGACGCCAAGTCGCAGTCGATCGTGCGCTTCATCGTCGAGGTTGCGCACCGCTGCGGCGCGATCGTGGTGGCCGAAGGTACCGAAACCCTGGCGCAGGAGCAGAAGCTGCGGGCCCTGGGCGTGGATGTCGGCCAAGGCTATCTGTACTCGGCGGCGCTGCCGGCCGACGAGTTCCTCCGCTTCGCCGCCAGCTAG
- a CDS encoding LysR substrate-binding domain-containing protein, which yields MLSTTLLRKNPSFAPCFNDTNVINGHVMDSFAGLSLFVLVAEARSFAAAARQRGITPSAASKTIARLEERLGARLLNRNTRSVSLTAEGEQFLERCRRIMIEVAAAERELTDAQAAPSGRLKVSLPLASGLMLPVLSAFAQRFPAIELDLHFSDRLVDVIEEGFDAVVRTGSPADSRLHGRNLGSTRLLCVGAPAYFAQRGTPQHPDELSGHACLLHRFPGTGLIERWPLPAREGGAETRLTAAMTANHLETILHMAIDGHGIACLPDFATRDALDRGSLVSVLDPWSTERSTFWALWPSHRHQQPRVRAFVDFMAEHLLPERSQRN from the coding sequence ATGCTATCGACGACGCTATTGCGTAAGAATCCGTCATTCGCTCCATGCTTTAATGACACAAACGTCATCAATGGTCACGTCATGGACAGCTTTGCCGGTCTCAGCCTCTTCGTTCTGGTCGCCGAGGCACGCAGCTTCGCGGCCGCAGCACGACAGCGTGGCATCACCCCTTCGGCCGCAAGCAAGACCATCGCCCGGCTGGAAGAGCGCCTGGGCGCCCGCCTGCTGAATCGCAATACCCGCAGCGTCAGCCTGACTGCCGAAGGCGAGCAGTTCCTTGAACGCTGCCGCCGCATCATGATCGAGGTCGCTGCGGCAGAACGCGAACTGACCGATGCCCAGGCCGCGCCCAGCGGTCGCCTGAAGGTCAGTCTTCCACTCGCCAGCGGTCTGATGCTGCCGGTGCTTTCGGCGTTTGCGCAGCGCTTCCCCGCCATCGAACTCGACCTGCACTTCAGCGACCGCCTGGTCGATGTCATCGAGGAAGGCTTCGATGCCGTCGTCCGCACAGGCAGCCCCGCCGACTCCCGGCTGCACGGCCGCAACCTCGGCAGTACCCGCCTGCTGTGCGTGGGCGCCCCTGCGTACTTCGCCCAGCGCGGCACGCCGCAGCACCCGGACGAGCTGAGCGGCCACGCATGCCTTCTCCATCGCTTTCCCGGCACCGGCCTGATCGAACGCTGGCCACTGCCCGCACGTGAGGGAGGCGCTGAAACCCGGCTGACTGCCGCAATGACCGCCAATCATCTTGAGACGATCCTGCACATGGCCATCGATGGCCATGGCATTGCGTGCCTGCCCGACTTCGCCACGCGTGATGCGCTGGACCGCGGTTCGCTCGTCAGCGTTCTGGACCCATGGAGCACTGAGCGAAGCACCTTCTGGGCCCTCTGGCCAAGCCATCGCCATCAGCAGCCGCGTGTGCGCGCGTTTGTCGATTTCATGGCCGAACACCTCCTGCCCGAACGCAGCCAGCGCAATTGA
- a CDS encoding MFS transporter, which yields MSVASAETAGSSRFGVVLAGCLTALNIPLSIASPAVGIPAIRDALGGSPAALSWIINAYLLTYGCTTLVAGGLADLHGRRRIWILGGALFALVTGLIPLMPDVAWINVLRLLQGMAASAAFAGAMASLAQVFDGQARARVFSLIGTTFGAGAAGGPLLAGGLIDALGWEWVFFLPALLAALTVPLVALSSAESRNAGSPRLDWLGAITFMLALGSLTYAMIVLPERGLLHPQTLVLLALSVVLLGVFIAVERSHRTPLLDLGLFRNRRFVGVQILAAAPAFSYVVLLVVLPAGFIGVEGLRPTEAGLAMAALSAPLLAVPLVAGYLLRWIPARTLCCAGLLIGALGLAWLAQVFQFPSVRWMPMLVIGIGIGLPWGMMDGLAVSVVGKEQAGMAAGIFNAMRLAGDSIALALVGIMLSAWIGGNMMLEAGVVARAAVHRLSMGDLGGAVEALPGLSRTALAQAYVEAVRGQLFVLAMATVLTAIVLGYLLREEVEPGLSRGSQ from the coding sequence ATGTCTGTTGCCTCTGCTGAGACGGCCGGATCATCACGCTTTGGCGTGGTGCTGGCAGGCTGTCTGACGGCGCTCAACATTCCCTTGAGCATTGCCAGCCCTGCCGTGGGCATTCCTGCCATCCGGGACGCGCTGGGCGGTTCCCCTGCGGCGTTGTCCTGGATCATCAACGCCTATCTGTTGACCTACGGCTGCACCACGCTGGTGGCCGGTGGACTGGCCGATCTGCATGGCAGGCGCCGGATCTGGATTCTGGGCGGCGCGTTGTTTGCACTCGTCACCGGCCTGATTCCCTTGATGCCCGATGTGGCGTGGATCAATGTCCTGAGACTGCTTCAGGGGATGGCGGCGTCGGCAGCGTTTGCCGGCGCGATGGCGTCGCTGGCGCAAGTGTTCGACGGCCAGGCGCGGGCAAGGGTGTTCAGCCTGATCGGCACCACTTTTGGTGCAGGGGCCGCAGGCGGTCCGCTGCTGGCGGGCGGGTTGATCGATGCGCTGGGCTGGGAATGGGTGTTCTTCCTGCCTGCGTTGCTGGCGGCCCTGACCGTACCGCTGGTCGCCCTGTCATCCGCCGAATCGAGAAACGCCGGTTCGCCACGCCTGGATTGGCTGGGGGCCATCACCTTCATGCTGGCGCTGGGCTCACTCACCTACGCCATGATCGTGCTGCCGGAACGTGGCCTGCTGCATCCGCAGACGCTGGTACTGCTGGCGCTCTCGGTGGTGCTGCTGGGCGTGTTCATTGCCGTTGAGCGCTCCCATCGAACACCGCTGCTGGATCTCGGGCTGTTCCGCAACCGGCGTTTTGTTGGCGTGCAGATTCTGGCCGCTGCCCCTGCGTTCTCCTACGTCGTCCTTCTGGTCGTGCTGCCGGCTGGCTTCATCGGTGTTGAAGGACTGCGACCCACCGAGGCTGGACTGGCGATGGCAGCGCTGTCTGCACCCTTGCTGGCTGTTCCCCTGGTTGCCGGCTACCTGCTGCGCTGGATTCCGGCGCGGACGCTGTGCTGTGCGGGCCTGCTGATCGGTGCGCTTGGGCTGGCATGGCTGGCGCAGGTGTTCCAGTTCCCGTCGGTGCGCTGGATGCCGATGCTGGTCATCGGAATCGGCATCGGCCTTCCCTGGGGGATGATGGATGGCCTGGCGGTCAGCGTGGTCGGCAAGGAACAGGCCGGCATGGCCGCTGGCATCTTCAATGCGATGCGACTGGCAGGCGATTCCATTGCCCTCGCGCTTGTCGGCATCATGCTCTCGGCCTGGATTGGCGGGAACATGATGCTGGAGGCCGGCGTCGTGGCCCGTGCCGCCGTGCACAGGCTGTCCATGGGCGACCTTGGCGGAGCGGTGGAGGCATTGCCCGGCCTTTCGAGAACGGCGCTTGCCCAGGCATACGTGGAGGCCGTCCGTGGCCAGCTGTTTGTCCTGGCGATGGCGACCGTGCTGACCGCCATCGTGCTTGGGTACCTGTTGCGCGAAGAGGTCGAGCCCGGCCTGAGCAGGGGCAGTCAGTAG
- a CDS encoding SDR family NAD(P)-dependent oxidoreductase yields the protein MKLMVIGASRGLGRAFVEGLCSAGDTVIGVSRSRPRDLECPEGVTLQWIKADLSQPTLAANHIAAQAPADLDVLIHNLGIWEETAFSDEYAFLDESDAALTQLVDVNITATLVLLQRLLPRVLGAPRPQLVLTGSTSALPRSGRPEVAFGASKFALNGIADALREGFRDRRLAVTSLQLGYLNTDDALSVPVAEAAGRGDGELVPVHDVVAMVRALLQLSPSGFVRELVLPAIADPRY from the coding sequence ATGAAATTGATGGTCATCGGCGCCAGCAGGGGCCTGGGTCGGGCGTTCGTGGAAGGCCTGTGCAGTGCGGGCGACACCGTCATCGGCGTTTCGCGCAGCCGTCCGCGCGACCTTGAATGCCCCGAGGGTGTCACCCTGCAGTGGATCAAGGCCGATCTCTCCCAACCCACCCTGGCTGCCAATCACATCGCAGCGCAGGCACCGGCCGATCTGGATGTGCTGATCCACAACCTGGGCATCTGGGAAGAGACCGCCTTCAGCGACGAGTACGCCTTCCTCGACGAGAGCGATGCCGCGCTCACCCAGCTGGTCGACGTCAACATCACCGCGACCCTGGTGCTGCTGCAGCGCCTGCTGCCGCGGGTGCTGGGCGCGCCACGCCCGCAGCTGGTGCTGACCGGCTCGACCTCGGCACTGCCGCGCAGCGGCCGCCCGGAAGTGGCGTTCGGTGCATCCAAGTTCGCACTCAACGGCATCGCCGATGCACTGCGTGAGGGTTTCCGCGATCGCCGCCTGGCGGTGACCAGCCTGCAGCTGGGCTACCTCAACACCGACGATGCGCTGTCGGTTCCGGTGGCAGAGGCCGCAGGGCGCGGCGACGGCGAGCTGGTGCCGGTGCACGACGTCGTTGCGATGGTGCGCGCGCTGCTGCAGTTGTCACCGTCCGGCTTCGTGCGCGAACTGGTGCTGCCGGCCATCGCCGACCCGCGCTACTGA
- a CDS encoding GNAT family N-acetyltransferase, translated as MDDVFAPLIDATWRGVFSGQRTLRDDPQLQLACSDDFDEGEDGMLLQPVVGPARALLRPALATRLHLHAQPHWTLAQLQQRLQQLGQRTHGADRVFYFPAAELAALAARPAPPLIRRLDPADAAAFEVFQASASEEDLDAAWVELDHWQVFGAFDGERLVAAGSMYPWSLDPALADMGVLTLPEARGRGHARQLVHAMAVSAQAAGLQPQYRCQLDNTASIITAERSGLRAFADWDTVLAAD; from the coding sequence ATGGATGATGTGTTTGCCCCGTTGATCGATGCGACCTGGCGCGGCGTGTTCTCCGGGCAGCGCACGCTGCGGGATGATCCACAGCTGCAGTTGGCGTGCAGCGATGATTTCGATGAGGGCGAGGACGGCATGCTGCTGCAGCCGGTCGTGGGCCCCGCTCGCGCACTGTTGCGCCCTGCCCTGGCGACTCGCCTGCACCTGCACGCGCAACCGCACTGGACGCTGGCACAGCTGCAACAGCGCCTGCAGCAGCTCGGCCAGCGCACGCATGGTGCGGATCGTGTCTTCTACTTCCCTGCCGCAGAACTTGCGGCCCTGGCCGCGCGCCCTGCACCACCACTTATCCGCCGTCTCGACCCGGCCGACGCCGCCGCGTTCGAGGTGTTCCAGGCCAGCGCCAGCGAAGAGGATCTCGATGCCGCCTGGGTTGAACTGGATCACTGGCAGGTGTTCGGCGCCTTCGATGGCGAGCGGCTGGTTGCCGCGGGAAGCATGTACCCGTGGAGCCTGGATCCAGCCCTGGCCGACATGGGCGTGCTGACCCTGCCCGAGGCCCGCGGTCGCGGGCACGCGCGCCAGCTGGTACACGCCATGGCCGTGTCCGCGCAGGCGGCCGGGCTGCAGCCTCAGTACCGTTGTCAGCTCGACAACACCGCCTCCATCATTACCGCCGAGCGCAGCGGCCTGCGTGCGTTCGCCGACTGGGACACCGTTCTGGCAGCCGATTGA